A segment of the Candidatus Pelagisphaera phototrophica genome:
AAACCACTCTCGCTTTTCTTCGCCCACCATCGAGATTCCATCTACGGTTTCTGGGATTTCAATATCGGCCAAATCGAGCAATGTCGGCATCACATCCTGCCAACCAACGAGACGGTCATCGATACGGTGATGCCCCACTCTTTTGTCCCCTTTGACACCCATGAGAAGCATCGGAATATTGGCTGAGTTCTCGTAAAATAAGCGCTTTGCCCACATGTTGTGATTCCCTAGCATGTCTCCATGGTCCGATGTAAAACAGATGACCGTGTTATCTAGCAGTCCTTCCTCTCGAAGCGTGCCAATTATGACCCTAAGCTGATGGTCGATTTGCGTACATAGCGCATAGAACGCCAGTCTCGCACCTCGAATTTGCTCCGTGGAGAACTTGCTCCCTCGGTCAAAATCCACTTGGAGGCTGAAGCATGGGTTCTCCTCCTGAGTCCAGGCTCCCGTGTAAGGCATGTCGATTTCAATTCCCATATCCCGGTAAAGGTCGATATAGCTCTGCAAAGGGAGTAGCGGCGGATGTGGATGCCGAAAGGACAAGTACCAAAACGCCGGCTTTTCCGGGTCCCTCCGCTTGATGACGCGGCACATTTGGTTCGCCGCCCAATTGGTAGCGTGCGTTTCTTCGGGCAGGAACCATGGGCGGTAGCTGTATTCATTATTACTCATCCCATGCTCAAAAAACCGCCCTGCATATCCCTGGTCGCCGAGGAACAACTCATAGTCGTCTACCACACCGTAGACTTGCCGCCCCTCCTCATCCAGGATGACATCGTCAAAGCCGATACGATTACGCTGAGGGTAAACATGCAGCTTTCCCACGGCGTAAGTTTGGTAGCCGGCCCCCTTAAAGGTCTCTGCCATAGTCGGTAGGTCGGGCATCGGGAGCGTTTCCTGAAAGACGCGATCTCCATGCGTTCGCGGCGTTGTTCCCGTCATAAGTGTGCGGCGTGCCGGTATGCAAACCGGACACTCTGCATATGTATTGGTAAAACGAGTACCATTTGCCGCCAATTGATCAAGGGTGGGCGTCTGAATCGAAGGATGACCGGCACATCCTAGCAAAGATGCTGGCCAGTGGTCAGTAGAGATAAGAAGAACGTTAGGTTTTTCAGGCATGGGACAGGCGTCTGGAAAGGGAAGACTGAGGCAACCCCATCCACACTGTCAAACCACTGAGTGATCAGTCTGAAGGAAAAGGTAGCTTCCCGCGATTTGGATGAGTAGGAGAGGTTTCACACCGCGGTTGAATTACGTTTTACCGCGGGCACGAAAACCACTCCTCTCCGCGGCCCATGCCGATCGAACTGAGGCGCCCGGCCCGACTTACACCGGCGAAGCACGGCAGTGACGGGAGGTCCTAGCCTCGCCAAATTTACCCACTAGCCAAAAATATCCACTGACTCTACTCGTGTCTCAGGGCATCTATCGGATCGAGCCTTGAAGCCATGAAAGCGGGATACAGACCGAAGACGATTCCTATCAATGCCGACACACCTAGCGATACGGCGATGAT
Coding sequences within it:
- a CDS encoding sulfatase-like hydrolase/transferase; this encodes MPEKPNVLLISTDHWPASLLGCAGHPSIQTPTLDQLAANGTRFTNTYAECPVCIPARRTLMTGTTPRTHGDRVFQETLPMPDLPTMAETFKGAGYQTYAVGKLHVYPQRNRIGFDDVILDEEGRQVYGVVDDYELFLGDQGYAGRFFEHGMSNNEYSYRPWFLPEETHATNWAANQMCRVIKRRDPEKPAFWYLSFRHPHPPLLPLQSYIDLYRDMGIEIDMPYTGAWTQEENPCFSLQVDFDRGSKFSTEQIRGARLAFYALCTQIDHQLRVIIGTLREEGLLDNTVICFTSDHGDMLGNHNMWAKRLFYENSANIPMLLMGVKGDKRVGHHRIDDRLVGWQDVMPTLLDLADIEIPETVDGISMVGEEKREWFYGEVDEGPRATRMIHDGRYKLIYYGTGNRRLLFDLKEDPNELVDLSESIEHVDILEKLIERLISQLYGEDESWIEDGVLVGVKDQPFKPGPNRSLTSMRGAHWPPPPTSGMPQIEWYSADE